The following coding sequences lie in one bacterium BMS3Abin14 genomic window:
- the mscS gene encoding small-conductance mechanosensitive channel — translation MEKLAQYLLDEATLWAPRAIGVVLIFVVFFVLAKIMKRIITNAAERLKFDKNLTLLLARTSNITLTIFGFVTALGTLGINVSALVAGLGLTGFALGFALKDTISNLLSGVLILLYRPFERGSRIKISGYEGIVISIDLRYTELDSDGNKVLIPNSKLFTDPITVFQ, via the coding sequence GTGGAAAAACTGGCACAATACTTACTTGACGAAGCGACTCTTTGGGCGCCGAGAGCTATTGGAGTTGTACTGATTTTCGTCGTTTTCTTTGTCCTTGCGAAAATAATGAAAAGAATAATCACCAATGCCGCTGAGCGATTGAAATTTGATAAAAATCTCACTTTGCTACTTGCTCGTACAAGCAATATTACACTGACAATCTTTGGCTTTGTGACCGCGCTCGGAACGTTAGGTATTAATGTATCCGCGCTGGTGGCCGGTCTGGGGTTGACGGGATTTGCGCTTGGCTTTGCTCTGAAAGATACTATTTCCAATCTTCTCTCCGGTGTCCTCATATTGTTATATCGACCATTCGAGAGGGGAAGCCGTATAAAGATATCGGGTTACGAGGGCATTGTTATTTCTATCGACCTACGATACACGGAGCTTGATTCCGATGGGAATAAGGTACTCATTCCGAATTCAAAATTATTCACGGACCCAATCACTGTTTTTCAGTAA
- the spsI_2 gene encoding bifunctional IPC transferase and DIPP synthase — protein MEAGADEFYVVIGWQGDLVRDFLERLAKRLAIRITPLVNEDWEKENGLSVLKARDVLKEPFLLLMADHLFDPELVRALTTHSLPDGEIALVVDGDIHNPLIDMDDVTRVRVENGKICDIGKGMIDFNGFDTGIFLCSSAIFEALEQNRKKDGDTTLSGAIRILAEDGRAKAISLNGFWIDVDDPAAFKRAEKGLLDRLRDKPTDGPVSRYLNRPLSVMFSRHLVKLDITPNQISLFSFLCSLVAAGLFVMGGYISLLIGGVLAQFASIIDGCDGEVARLKYQSSALGGWFDAVLDRYADAFLLFGLTWHLLAREANGWVLFTGFMAIIGSFMLSYTADKYDNLMRERIKTGGGAGLRMGRDVRVFLIFLGAATNMVLTVLVVIAVVMNVETMRRVRVACVD, from the coding sequence ATGGAAGCCGGTGCGGACGAGTTTTACGTTGTCATCGGCTGGCAGGGCGACCTGGTCCGTGATTTTCTGGAACGGTTGGCGAAACGTCTTGCAATCCGGATCACCCCCTTGGTGAATGAAGATTGGGAGAAAGAAAACGGACTTTCAGTGCTTAAGGCACGGGACGTTCTGAAAGAGCCGTTTCTGCTGCTCATGGCGGATCATCTCTTTGATCCTGAGCTTGTCCGCGCCTTGACAACCCATTCTCTGCCCGATGGAGAAATAGCGCTCGTAGTGGATGGCGATATTCACAATCCCCTCATCGACATGGATGATGTGACTCGCGTTAGGGTAGAAAATGGGAAGATCTGTGATATCGGCAAAGGGATGATCGATTTCAACGGCTTCGATACCGGTATTTTTCTCTGCTCTTCCGCCATCTTTGAGGCGCTGGAGCAAAATAGAAAAAAAGACGGCGATACGACACTGTCCGGGGCGATCCGTATCCTGGCTGAAGACGGCCGCGCCAAAGCGATCTCTTTAAACGGTTTCTGGATTGATGTGGACGATCCTGCGGCTTTCAAAAGGGCGGAGAAGGGCCTGCTGGACCGTCTCCGGGACAAGCCGACCGACGGGCCGGTATCGCGCTACTTGAATCGCCCCCTTTCCGTGATGTTTTCCCGCCATTTGGTGAAACTTGATATTACGCCCAATCAGATTTCCCTGTTCTCGTTTCTGTGTTCCCTGGTGGCCGCAGGGTTGTTTGTGATGGGTGGATATATCTCCTTGCTCATCGGTGGTGTTCTGGCACAGTTCGCATCCATCATCGATGGTTGCGACGGCGAAGTGGCCAGACTCAAGTACCAAAGCAGCGCCCTCGGCGGCTGGTTCGATGCAGTGCTGGACCGCTATGCCGACGCCTTCCTGCTGTTCGGTTTGACCTGGCACCTGCTGGCAAGGGAAGCGAACGGCTGGGTTCTCTTCACCGGTTTCATGGCCATTATCGGCTCGTTCATGCTGAGCTACACAGCCGATAAATACGACAACCTGATGCGCGAGCGCATCAAAACCGGAGGTGGGGCCGGGCTGCGGATGGGGCGGGATGTACGTGTGTTTCTCATCTTTCTCGGGGCAGCGACGAATATGGTACTTACGGTGCTTGTGGTTATTGCCGTTGTAATGAATGTTGAGACCATGCGCCGTGTCAGGGTTGCGTGTGTTGACTGA